One Flavobacterium cerinum genomic window, GAAAAATAGTGACCTACATAACTTCTGAAATTAGTAAGCAAATTCAGTTTTAAAGCGGTACCTGCAATTTTGGGTGACATGAATTCAACCCAACTGTGACAAGGCTTATTTACAAATTCACGCATTCCAACATCATATTTGAATTTGGCAGCTTTCATAAATACGTCCAGTTTTTTACCGGCTCCTTTTTCAATATCCTCAAATAAAGCTTTAAGCGCTTCATAGGATTTCGGAACTCCGATTTTTTCATCGCTGAAAATCATTTCAAACTGCGGATTTAAAGCTATCAGATCGTAAAAATCGGAAGTACGATAACCAAAGTCATTAAAAAATGATTCGATAATATCGGGCATCCAATACCAGCTTGGCCCCATATCAAAGGTGTATCCGTTAGTCGTTTGAAACTGCCGGGCTCTTCCGCCGGGCTGACTTTGCTTTTCAAAAACATGAACCTCATTACCCGACTGAGCGCAATATGAAGCTGCTGACAAACCCGAAATCCCGGAACCGATTATTGCGATTTTCTTTTTCATAGCCTATATTTTTTAGTCTATAAAATAGGCCGCATTCACTTTTTGCAAAAGCTCATGACTATCTATCTGTTGAGAAAAAATCGGGTGATGAAAATCATCCAGCTTATTTAACAACCGTATTAATTGCATTTTTTCGGAATGAGACAGATCTCCTGAAACGATTTGGGTTGCAAGTCGTATTTTTCCCATTTGAGCATCTAATGACTGTAAGCCTTCCTGTGAAATTTCAATTACCTTACTCCTTTTATCCGTTTCGGAGTCATTTTGTGTTACCCAACCGTTTTTAATTAATCGGTTTATGATCTGCATTCCGGTTGGCTTATCCTGAATATTTCTTTTAATAAGCTCCATTTTGGTCATTGCTCCAAATGCCTTCAAGTTGATCAAATAAATAAAATCTTCCTGAGTCGAAAATTCTGATTCCTGTATTGCCGACTTGGAATAGGTTTTAGCATATCGATTCATGTGCACCAATAAAGTACTGATTACACTCTCCGGGCTTCTTCCCTCCGTTTTACCTTCCCAATCAGGTTCATCTAAAGAAAAGTCCGTTTGTTTTTCCCTCTCAAAAAACCATCTTTTAAAACCACTTACATCTTTGGCATAACCATCATTGTTATTCTCCTTTTCGAATTTTTCGACAAGTTGAATAACATCCTGAATAAGCTGATAGTTCATAAATAATCTATTTTTAGTATGTAAATATACTAAAAATAAACAAACAAGTATTTTTAAATACTTTATTTTATTAGAATTTAGAAAAAAGAGACGTTCTACACAGAAATAAAAGCAGATAAAGCACTACCATCCAAAGCATTAAAATACTTACAAAAACTTCTAAGCAATTCCCATTTTTAAATTCTTTGTAGCAAAAAAAGATTTTTCCCATAATGACCGATAAATAAAACCCCTATAATTCTTGCATTTATTTCAAGAGGCAACAAGCATTGAAGGAAAATGAAAGTTTGTTAGTTTTTTATATTTATAGTTCTTTCCGACAAAAAATACTATAAAAAGGAAAAATCAGACTATTACACGAGTAGTATTTATACGTATAGATAACCTACATTTTAAAAAGTACCGAACATCCGGATCTATACAGATTCAGGAGATCTAAATAGTATTGGGTTTTGATCTTTTTTGTATTGCTTTCAAATACATATAACTAAGTATTTGAAAACCCGAAAAATGGATAACCAGAACCGTAATAGAAATAACAGCCACGGGCACAACCGGATCAGCCGGAAAAGATTTTATTAATAATTGCAGACCGATAGCCTTATTCTTAGAAAAAAGAATCATCGTGGAAAAATTGGTTCCGAAATGTAGCGCCAGCGGTAAATATATAGTTTTAGATTGTGCAAATGCCAATGCAAAGATATAGCCCACTGATCCCGTGCTCAAAAATATAAATACCATTTGTAACGGACTACCAAATGCATTCCAGGAAAACCAATGATAAACACCAAAGGCTATAGAAGATATTATTATTGCTTTTTGATTGCCTAATTTTCGGATCAGAATATACAGTAAAGCACCGCGAAAAATTAGCTCCTCAAAAACAACTGCCCGAATGATATATACAACAGAATTTACAAAAGCTGAAAAAGTATAATCCGGATTCAACTTTAAAGGATTGTGAACAAGTGCCGCTACTGAAAATTCAAAGAGGCAGTAATAAGCAACCGGCCATACAATACTTACTGAAAACAAAATGAATCTGTACCGGGTGAGCTTAACACCAAGCACGCTTAAATTTTCCTTAATTGCATACTTTAAAATAAAGTACGACAAAACGATTTCTATAAAAATTCCTATCATAACATATTAATTACCCAAATTTATTAACTTTGAGTATAGAAAATTGCCGCCAAATACAAATGGCGTATAAATGACGTATTGACGGGATGTCTACAAATAACCAATGTATAGCTGAACTTCTTCGTACCGGCAGAATAGCCAAAGGGTATACTCAACAGAAACTTTCCGAAGTGACCAATGTCAGTTTGCGTTCGATACAACGAATCGAAAAAGGTCAGGTAAAACCCAGAATGTATACACTACAATTGTTATCTGCCGAACTGGGAATACAGATAGCGGATTTATCACTTTCCGAAAAGAGTTCTGAACCCTTGACAAAAAAACAAATCAATTTTGCACGGGAAATCATTCTCTCTGTAGGGAGTGGACTTTTCTTATTATTTGGCAGTGTTGCTTTTCTTTGTCAAAGTGTAAGATTTCCCGAAACCCGTTTCGAATTATATGCCTTTTGGGCTATCATTACGTTGGTTTACCTGATAATCACGTTAAAAATATGGAAAAACAATTAAGCCTGTATTCGTTATACATTACATTATTTCAGTTTTTTAACTCGCTATTCAGGGACAAACAACCTTTTTCCTCCGAAATCAGCAGTTCGTTTTCATTGAGAGATATTATCCGCTTAAATAAAGATTCAGTGACTAAATTTTACCATTGCGATATTCCAAGCCTGTAATTATTGTTTATTTAGCAAATTCATCAGGCATATTCAAGCCGAAATTCGGAAATTGACACAAAACGAGTGAATTTTGCACAAAAAAGATTTCCATCTAAAATGTAATAATTACCTTTGCTGCGGATTTAAACTGTTTTAGTGAGAAAGTTTATAGTCATATTAGCACTCTTTATGCTTCTTAAGCCTGTAATTCCGGTTTTGGAGTATATTGTATTTTATGATTATATCAAAAACGAACTTTGTGAAAACAAAGACAAACCGAAACTTAAATGTAACGGAAAATGCCATTTAGCGAAAGAGATGGCTAAAGCATCCGATACTCCTGAAAAAGGAAACGAAAAAAAGCATATTTCAATAGAAACAAGTATTGTTTTCTATAAAGAAATCGAAGAGGATTTCGGTTTTAGTCCCCTTTTCTACAAATACAAATCAAAAATATCTTCAAATTATGATCTGTCCTATTCTTATTTAGAGACAGATTCTCTATTTCGACCTCCGGTAGTTTAATTTTTTAATAGGATTATTGCACCAGGTATTGTTTTTCTACAATATCAGAACGGATATGGCCTGTATTCAGATATGTGCACTATTCTCTATTTTATCACCGGTAGCTTTACAACTTAATAGCGCTTTTTTTAAAACTGTTATTTCATGTAAACTGCCAGTCGATACCACATAGTTTTTAATTAAACATTTACCTGAAATGAAATTTTTTAATTTTTTTGTAATTGCGACATTGTTCGCAGTTATAACTTCATGTACTCTGGACAAAACGGATTTTGAAGCCGAAACCAACAGGGATGTTACCGAATATTTTGAATTTAAAGAAGTTACTTCTTTCAACAGCGGTAATTACAAGATAAGTGTTGCGGCTTTAAACGGGACTTTTTATAAAGGATATAATGAAATTCGCTTAACCATAATAAATACTCAAAACAACCAGACTCTGAATAGCTCAGATGTCACTTGCTTACCTATACTGACCAATTCAGACGGTAATAAAACTTCGTGTCCACACCGATATAATTTGGTCTATAACACAGAGGGGAATTATTATTCGGGATATGCCGTATTTACAAGTATAAGTAATCCAATGGAAAACTGGGACCTTTATATTGGTTTCACCGATAATAATCAGTTACATTCCGCTAATGGCCTTATCTCCGTTCAGAATCAACCAAATATGAATCTGAATATGACATCCTTTACGGGAAATGACGGCGAAAAGTATTTTATTGCATTGGTAGCTCCTCAGAAACCCAGAGTAGCCGAAAACGAATTGGTAGCAGGAATTTACAAATACAATCAGCCCACAGAACCTGCGGGAACATTTCCTGATCCGTCACAGTTTTCATATTCCGAAGTGCAAAATTATACTTTGAAACTGGATCCGAGAATGCCGGAACCCTCAATGGGTAATCATTCCTCGCCTAACAATGTTGATTTAACTCAGAAAACAGACGGGTTGTATTATGGAGTAGTTAATTACACCATGACCGGAAACTGGACACTGAATTTTATTATGCAGAATCAAAACGGACAAGTCATAAAAGGAACAGAAGTTCCGACGGATTTCACACCGGGAATCGAAGGAGTAAAAAGCGAACTTTATATTGACATTTTATTCTGATACTATGAGATATATCACAATAGTATTGCTTTTTTGGGGAATGTTTCTCAATGCTCAGAATAACGGAGCAAAAAAAGACAGCATTAAAGAAAAAGAAATCAAGTTAAAAGAAGTCGAAATTATTGTAGCTACTAAGAAGAAAATAGAAACCGAAATGAAAATGGCAGTTTCGGTAGATCAGTTTCTGGCTTCTTCCGATCAGATCAGTTTTATTAAACGTGGCGCATATGCATGGGAACCATTGTTAAACAATATGAGTACAGAACGTTCTGTCATCACTATTGACGGAATGCACGTTTTCGGAGCTTGTACAGACAAAATGGATCCGATTACATCTTATGTGGAGAGCAATAATCTATCGACAATCGATATAAAATCAGGTCAGGAAGGCGGCATGCACGGTTCAACTGTAGCGGGAAGCATCGATTTGAAAAGAAAAAACACAGCATTTAGCGAAAAGCAAGAATGGAAAGGTGCTTATCAATCGGGTTTTGAATTTAACAATAAGCAGTTTTTCAACCTTGGAAATGTATCTTTTGCGAGTAATAAATTCGTAGCAGACGGAAGTATTTCCTATCGAAAAGCCGAAAATTATTTTGACGGTAATAACAATGAAGTGAAACATTCGCAATTCAAAAAATTCAACAGTTCTTTAGGATTGGCTTACAAAACGAGTACTTTGTCTTCTCTACGAGCTGATGCTATTTTTGATATGGCGAAAGATGTAGGCTATCCTGCACTTCCGATGGATTTATGGCTTTCAAGAGCATTAATCACTTCGGTTGCCTACAAGCAATTGTTTAAAGAAGGATTAGTAAGAGTCTGGGATTCGAAAATCTATTTTAATGCCATAGAGCATTATATGGACGACACCACCCGACCTGAAAACCTGGTGCATATGGATATGCCGGGCTGGAGTACAACGTATGGATTGGTTTCTAAAATTAATCTAAAAAAAGAAAACTACTCTTCAGAAGTTCAGCTGAATGCATATAATAATGTTTCCATTGCCGAAATGCGAATGTATCCGCAGGATCGAAGCAAACAGACCATGTTTGCCTACAGCTGGCCCTGGGTTACAACTCGTTATGCTGGCCTTTCCATAAACAATTCATTGGAAATTACTGAAAAAAGTCAGATCAATTTCGGTGGTTCTTTAGGCATGAATTATAACCATTCCAAATATGTGGATTTTAATTGGATTTTTCATCCCGGAGCGCCACAGGAAAAAACCCGTTTTTTACCCAGTCTGTATGCCGGTTATACGATAGATGTCAAAAAGTTTAATTTTTCTGCCGGAGGCGGTTATGGCCATCGTGCGCCATCTGTTTCAGAAGGTTACGGCTATTATATCTATAACAGTTTCGATCGTTACGATTACATAGGAAACCCGGATTTAAAAAATGAAATTTCGTATGAGATTAACGTTGCTGCCGGTTTCTCTGATGAAAAGTTTAGCCTTAAAGCCAAAGCAAACTATTTTTATATTCAGAATTACATCATCGGAAGAATTTTAAGCATGGGAAGTCCTATGAACTATCAATCAGTTGGAGTAAAAGGATACACTTCGCTTGACTATGCTACTTTGTTTAATTTTTCACTTAACGCTCAATACGACATACTGGAACATCTGCATTGGAAAGGAACCCTGACCTACGCCCGCGGGAAAGATAATAAAGACGGAAACCTTCCTTTTATACGCCCGTTGAGTTATCAGACTTCATTACAGTATCACTATAAAGATTTCGGTTTTCAGACCGCTTTAAACGGTGATTTCGAACAAATTAATTACAGTCCTGAATATGGAGAAGACAAAACACCCGCTTACAGGATTTGGAACTTGTCTGCTGATTATACTTTTTATATCAACAATTTCAAAACTGTATTTCAGATCGGTGCCGAGAATATCTTAAATGAATATTACAGTACTTATGCCGACTGGGGAAATATCCCAAGAATGGGACGCAATATTTTTACCTCTTTAAAAATCAATTTTTAATTCTAAAATCAATTAATAGTAACAACTAAATTTTTCAAAAATGAGAAATCTTAAAAAGTACCTTTTATTATCTGCTATTTCATTAGCAATTGTATCGTGCAGTAGTGATGATGCCGCACCAGTAGCCAATAACGTAACACTATCTTTCAAAAACACCTTTGGGGATACCGAGATTGTTTTAGGAGGAGCGACATCTTCTACGGCAACTGTAAACACATCTGATGCAGGTCAGGTTCACCATTTTTCGGAACTGAAATATGTAATCAGTAACATTCGTCTGGTAAAAGCAGATGGAACTGAAGTACCATATAATATAAACGATTTGGATAAAGGCGCGACCGTTATTAACCATGCCAATCCTTCAACATTAAATTATGTAATGAGTAATATTCCTACCGGAGAGTACAAACAAATTAAATTCGGTTTGGGAGTACGAAGTGACCTGAATACATTAAATCAGGTAAGTTTCCCTAACTTCTATGCTACTGCCGGTGCCAACGACACTCAAATGATGTGGGAATGGGGAACGGGATATCGCTTTACCAAAATTGAAGGATTTTATGGTGCCGATAATAAAGAAATGTCTATTCACACCGGAAGCACTGTTGAAGGTTCTGAAGGGAATTATACGCAAGGTGTTGATGCCTACAGAAACATTACATTGGATCTGCCTGTAAACGCTGTTGTCGGTAATCAGTCGCCTAAAATTAAAATAAAAGCCGACTTTAATAAACTATTAAGCGGAACTACTAATACGATTACATTATCAACCGGAACAGGAATGGGTGACAATGCTACACCTAATATTCACACAGCTGTTCAGATGGTAAAATTTGTAGATAATTTAGGCGGAAACGGAACAAACGATCTTAAAGGAATGTTCTCTGTTAGTACCGTAGAAAACTAATTGATACAAAGAGCCGTCTTAAACAGGCGGCTCTATTAAATACTTCATATAAGATGAAAGTTTTTTTTAAAATTTTACCTCTTTTATTCTTGTCAGTGTCTTGTAGCAATGACAACTACGAACCGGTTTCATATGATAATCCCGAACTATCATTAAATATTCCCGTTGGTTTTCCGGCATTGAATAATTCGTTTTACACCAACAAGCCTACAAAATACGGAGTTGAATTAGGAGAAAAACTGTTTAATGAAAAACGGTTTAGTGCAGACAATACTATTTCGTGCGCAAGTTGTCACAAGCAATCATCTGCCTTTGCCGACAATGCTATACAGGCAATCGGAATTAATGGTAGAATCGGACTTCGGAATACACCACCAGTTCAAAATCTTGCTTTTATGAAATTCTACAATTGGGACGGAAGCAAGCTGAGTTTAGAAAATCAGCCCATTGTTCCCATTATTACCCATGAAGAAATGGATTCATCTATTTTAGAAGTCATTGGTAAAATTCAAAATGACACTTCATACAAAACACTTTTTCAAAAGGCATTCGGGGATGAAAATATTACACCCGAACGAATTTACAAAAGTATTGCCCAGTATGAATACACATTGATTTCCGCCAACAGTAAATACGACAAAGTAATGCGAAATGAAGGAGCTGCTTTTACAGAAAGTGAAACACAGGGCTATCTGATTTTTCAGCAGAAGTGCTCCGGTTGCCACAGTACAGAACTCTTTACCGATCAAAGTTTCCGAAACATAGGATTTCCGGTAAACCCGAATTCTAATGAAGCCGGGAGAGCAAGAGTTACCGGAAATATGCAAGAGTACATGAGCTTTCGGGTACCGTCTTTACGTAATGTCGAATATACCGCGCCTTATGGCAGTTTTGGACAATTCGCGACACTTAAAGATGTTTTGGATTATTTTGACAATGGCGTTTTAGATGCCGATAATTTAGATCCTGTATTTAAAAATAATGACAAAAGAATTCCGCTTACCGAACAGGAAAAAGAATATCTAATTTCCTTTATGAAAACATTAAGTGACGGCAGTTTTACAAATCATTAATATTAAATTCTGATGACTATACTTTATCTCAGACAGCATTGGTTCACTTTAAATGTATGTTAGAAAAGACCTAATTCCGATCTCCCTGTTTTAAAGAAGCAATGCAATTTTAGCAAAAATTAAAAATTACATTTACAATATTTTGATCATCATTTTTCAATGGAAAAATTAGTAGGAAGCATACTGTTAGGACTGGTATTATTGTCGTGTACGAACCGACAACAAAGATTGCCTTTTCTGGGGAATCCGATTGTAAAAGGACAAGACACCCTCTATCCGAAGATTAAGGATTTTACTTTTATTAATCAGGATAGTATAACGGTGACGAATAAAACATTTGATGGTAAAATATATATCACCGATTTTATTTTCTTGTCTTGCCCAACGATTTGTCCTAAAATGACCGTTGAAATGCTTGCTGTTTATCACGAATATCAAAACAATCCAAATATTGCTTTTTTATCGCATACGATAGATCCCGAACAGGATACTATAAAGCGGTTAAAAACATATTCAGAAAACCTGGGGATTACCGGTAACTGGCATTTTGTAACCGGCAATAAGGAAAACATCTATCAGATGGCAACCGAAAGCTACTTTATGACAGCTTATCCCGATGCCAAAGAACCGGGAGGCTATGTACATAGCGGCGGGTTACTATTAATCGATCGTAACCGACATATCCGTGGTGTTTACGACGGAACCAATCCGCAGGAAACAAAACGATTAATCGCTGATATAGCCTTATTATTAAAAGAAAAATAAAGCAGTGAAAAAGATTACAACCTTTTTTTTACTTATTTTATTTGTGTTTCAAAGTACGAGTAACTTTTGGATCATAACTTCTTTTTATATCAATCAGGACTATATTACTGAGAACATATGTATCAACCGGTTTGATAAAATTCCGGTTTGTTATGGTAAATGTTATCTATCCAAACAGCTTAGGGAAAATGACAAAAAAGAACAAAAGCTTCCTAATATAAAAGAAAAAGAAATTCAACTCTTTTATTACAACGATTTTGATTTTACAATCAACAAAGTAACCGATAATGGTTATTATATACATTATCCCCGGTACAGACCGAAATTCTTTACGGAAGAATACCTTTATTCCGTATTTCACCCTCCCAAACAGAACGCCTAAAATACCGTTTAAAATTTTTTAATTTAAATGAAACCATTATGCAAACCGGATATTTAACTGTTTGTAACATGGGTTTATTCGGCGATAATGCTGTTAACTTCTGGATGGAGGACCTGACGGGTATTCTGGAGCGGTTTCCGCTATTGGAACGTCCACACAAGCAGGATTTTTTTGCCATCTACAGTGTTGAACAGGCGGAAGGCGATATCTGTATTGATAATCAAAAGATTAAGCTGGAACCGCAAAAGGTTATCGTAATCAGACCTCGTTGCATCAGTAATATAAACATTAATAAAGCAGCTAAAGGAAAGCTGATTTGTTTTACAGAAGACTTTTTTTCCCTGCGTTACAATAACAATATTCTGCATCACTTTTCTTTTTTAGAAAGGGAAGCATTGCCGTATATCAGGTTAAATGATACTCAAATAGCGCGCTGGGAAACATTACAACTTTTTGTTGATAGCGAATTTAAAACCAAAGGAAAGGAAACGGGCAAGGTACTCCGTTCGTATCTGAATATTTTATTATTTGAGTTGGAGCGACTCTATAATCCTTTAGGAACACCAAAAGAACATTCACTCCGACAAGAGAAGATACAACTTTTCCAAAAGTTAATCGATCAGAATTTTAAAGAAAAGAAGTTACCTTCCGACTATGCCGCAATCTTAAATGTAAGTCCGAATTACCTGAATAAAATGTGTAAGGAAGAAACGGGACTCACTGCCGGCGATCTTATCCGGAAGCAAATCGTATTGGAAGCACAGCGATTGTTGCTCTATACTACGGATACTATAAACGAAATAGCCGATAAACTCGGATTTGAAAACGTATCTTATTTTGTGACTTTCTTTAAAAAGCAGGCTAATGTTACTCCTGAGCAATTCAGAAGAACTGAGAAATAAATCGTAAAAACAAACACCATGAAAATAAAACATAACAAACTTCTAACAATACTACTGAATACAATGGCATTGTTGACGCTGACAGTCTTTTTCAGTTGCCAGGAAAAAGAGGGCGGAAATACTTTAAATAGTTCTAAGCAACTGATTCAACCGGAAAATCCGCTTAATAAACTGAAATACGATAATACAATCGATTTTTTTTGTAAAATGGATATAACCCGGTATGGTGTTAGTGATACACTTCACTATAAGGGAAAATTATACGGTTTTTGTTCTAAAATGTGCAAAGATGAATTTCGGAAGAACCCGGATTCATACCTTACCGATAAAACGGTTTTGGAGCATAAATAACCAAAAGTGTAAAAAGTAAAATAAAAGTACTTTTTATCTAATGAAAGCGTTCCGTTTATTGAAACTTCCGGCATGATTATTTTGAAAGTTTTTACTGATTTGTAGTCATCTTTGTGAAGTCAAAACAAAGCGCAAAAGCAAAGAAATAATGCCAAAAATTTTTTATTTTTTTCCTTTTCTGGTTTTATCGGTACTGATTGTTGCTATATGCCATGATCAGGATCAAAAGAAAAAAATTGCAGAAAAAGAACCGGATATAGTAAATGTTACAGGAACCGATTCTAATTCAAATACCCGTAAATTAATTAAAGCCTGATCTTTAAAAACGTTGTTACAGTCGTGTGTAGCGACCGGAATGGAGATCAGTAACGATAACTGTAACTGCTGACAAAAAACAGTTATTTATTTTAATTACAAGAGCCATTTTCCAAAGAAGCAGTAATGTTAAAAAGTACCCATTATTAGTAAGCTTCCTGAAAGCGGTTAGTTAAAGCCCCTGATGCGAAAGTATCGGGGTTTTTTGTACCCTATTTTTAGCGATAATAATGGAAATACGTTATATCGCGGGTTTTAAGGTGTAAAAAACGAAAAAAAAGTCCGCTTTCATGAAAAAGAAAGGAACGTTTATCTAAATATTCCGCTTTTTTATTTTTATGTCCGTGGCCGTATTCTTCGAAACTTTGCAAAAAAAATTTATGGATTTCCCAATGTTTCATTTGGACTGGCTTAATAACCGGATGCTGATCGCCGGTATAGCCACCCTGCATGTAATTATTAATCATAGTCTTGCTGTAGGCTTTATTCCTTTT contains:
- a CDS encoding MarR family winged helix-turn-helix transcriptional regulator, yielding MNYQLIQDVIQLVEKFEKENNNDGYAKDVSGFKRWFFEREKQTDFSLDEPDWEGKTEGRSPESVISTLLVHMNRYAKTYSKSAIQESEFSTQEDFIYLINLKAFGAMTKMELIKRNIQDKPTGMQIINRLIKNGWVTQNDSETDKRSKVIEISQEGLQSLDAQMGKIRLATQIVSGDLSHSEKMQLIRLLNKLDDFHHPIFSQQIDSHELLQKVNAAYFID
- a CDS encoding SCO family protein, whose product is MEKLVGSILLGLVLLSCTNRQQRLPFLGNPIVKGQDTLYPKIKDFTFINQDSITVTNKTFDGKIYITDFIFLSCPTICPKMTVEMLAVYHEYQNNPNIAFLSHTIDPEQDTIKRLKTYSENLGITGNWHFVTGNKENIYQMATESYFMTAYPDAKEPGGYVHSGGLLLIDRNRHIRGVYDGTNPQETKRLIADIALLLKEK
- a CDS encoding helix-turn-helix domain-containing protein, whose amino-acid sequence is MSTNNQCIAELLRTGRIAKGYTQQKLSEVTNVSLRSIQRIEKGQVKPRMYTLQLLSAELGIQIADLSLSEKSSEPLTKKQINFAREIILSVGSGLFLLFGSVAFLCQSVRFPETRFELYAFWAIITLVYLIITLKIWKNN
- a CDS encoding MbnP family protein; translation: MRNLKKYLLLSAISLAIVSCSSDDAAPVANNVTLSFKNTFGDTEIVLGGATSSTATVNTSDAGQVHHFSELKYVISNIRLVKADGTEVPYNINDLDKGATVINHANPSTLNYVMSNIPTGEYKQIKFGLGVRSDLNTLNQVSFPNFYATAGANDTQMMWEWGTGYRFTKIEGFYGADNKEMSIHTGSTVEGSEGNYTQGVDAYRNITLDLPVNAVVGNQSPKIKIKADFNKLLSGTTNTITLSTGTGMGDNATPNIHTAVQMVKFVDNLGGNGTNDLKGMFSVSTVEN
- a CDS encoding FixH family protein, coding for MKFFNFFVIATLFAVITSCTLDKTDFEAETNRDVTEYFEFKEVTSFNSGNYKISVAALNGTFYKGYNEIRLTIINTQNNQTLNSSDVTCLPILTNSDGNKTSCPHRYNLVYNTEGNYYSGYAVFTSISNPMENWDLYIGFTDNNQLHSANGLISVQNQPNMNLNMTSFTGNDGEKYFIALVAPQKPRVAENELVAGIYKYNQPTEPAGTFPDPSQFSYSEVQNYTLKLDPRMPEPSMGNHSSPNNVDLTQKTDGLYYGVVNYTMTGNWTLNFIMQNQNGQVIKGTEVPTDFTPGIEGVKSELYIDILF
- a CDS encoding cytochrome-c peroxidase — encoded protein: MKVFFKILPLLFLSVSCSNDNYEPVSYDNPELSLNIPVGFPALNNSFYTNKPTKYGVELGEKLFNEKRFSADNTISCASCHKQSSAFADNAIQAIGINGRIGLRNTPPVQNLAFMKFYNWDGSKLSLENQPIVPIITHEEMDSSILEVIGKIQNDTSYKTLFQKAFGDENITPERIYKSIAQYEYTLISANSKYDKVMRNEGAAFTESETQGYLIFQQKCSGCHSTELFTDQSFRNIGFPVNPNSNEAGRARVTGNMQEYMSFRVPSLRNVEYTAPYGSFGQFATLKDVLDYFDNGVLDADNLDPVFKNNDKRIPLTEQEKEYLISFMKTLSDGSFTNH
- a CDS encoding helix-turn-helix domain-containing protein encodes the protein MQTGYLTVCNMGLFGDNAVNFWMEDLTGILERFPLLERPHKQDFFAIYSVEQAEGDICIDNQKIKLEPQKVIVIRPRCISNININKAAKGKLICFTEDFFSLRYNNNILHHFSFLEREALPYIRLNDTQIARWETLQLFVDSEFKTKGKETGKVLRSYLNILLFELERLYNPLGTPKEHSLRQEKIQLFQKLIDQNFKEKKLPSDYAAILNVSPNYLNKMCKEETGLTAGDLIRKQIVLEAQRLLLYTTDTINEIADKLGFENVSYFVTFFKKQANVTPEQFRRTEK
- a CDS encoding YHS domain-containing protein, with amino-acid sequence MKIKHNKLLTILLNTMALLTLTVFFSCQEKEGGNTLNSSKQLIQPENPLNKLKYDNTIDFFCKMDITRYGVSDTLHYKGKLYGFCSKMCKDEFRKNPDSYLTDKTVLEHK
- a CDS encoding CPBP family intramembrane glutamic endopeptidase; translated protein: MIGIFIEIVLSYFILKYAIKENLSVLGVKLTRYRFILFSVSIVWPVAYYCLFEFSVAALVHNPLKLNPDYTFSAFVNSVVYIIRAVVFEELIFRGALLYILIRKLGNQKAIIISSIAFGVYHWFSWNAFGSPLQMVFIFLSTGSVGYIFALAFAQSKTIYLPLALHFGTNFSTMILFSKNKAIGLQLLIKSFPADPVVPVAVISITVLVIHFSGFQILSYMYLKAIQKRSKPNTI
- a CDS encoding TonB-dependent receptor plug domain-containing protein, whose protein sequence is MRYITIVLLFWGMFLNAQNNGAKKDSIKEKEIKLKEVEIIVATKKKIETEMKMAVSVDQFLASSDQISFIKRGAYAWEPLLNNMSTERSVITIDGMHVFGACTDKMDPITSYVESNNLSTIDIKSGQEGGMHGSTVAGSIDLKRKNTAFSEKQEWKGAYQSGFEFNNKQFFNLGNVSFASNKFVADGSISYRKAENYFDGNNNEVKHSQFKKFNSSLGLAYKTSTLSSLRADAIFDMAKDVGYPALPMDLWLSRALITSVAYKQLFKEGLVRVWDSKIYFNAIEHYMDDTTRPENLVHMDMPGWSTTYGLVSKINLKKENYSSEVQLNAYNNVSIAEMRMYPQDRSKQTMFAYSWPWVTTRYAGLSINNSLEITEKSQINFGGSLGMNYNHSKYVDFNWIFHPGAPQEKTRFLPSLYAGYTIDVKKFNFSAGGGYGHRAPSVSEGYGYYIYNSFDRYDYIGNPDLKNEISYEINVAAGFSDEKFSLKAKANYFYIQNYIIGRILSMGSPMNYQSVGVKGYTSLDYATLFNFSLNAQYDILEHLHWKGTLTYARGKDNKDGNLPFIRPLSYQTSLQYHYKDFGFQTALNGDFEQINYSPEYGEDKTPAYRIWNLSADYTFYINNFKTVFQIGAENILNEYYSTYADWGNIPRMGRNIFTSLKINF